A genomic stretch from Antarcticibacterium flavum includes:
- a CDS encoding HAD family hydrolase, whose protein sequence is MIKAIIFDFGDIFVNLDKPATLRELKNHKVENFSDAVVKNNLEYEKGLKSSDEFITSYIKEYSHLDREKITNSWNAILRDFPEYRFRFIQKLSEEKKYKLILLSNTNEIHIDRIKENVPFFEDFKKCFDAFYLSHEINYRKPDREIYEFVLNRHDLKPGECLFIDDTKENTDAAAALGIHTWNLEPTREDIIDLFTTKKELF, encoded by the coding sequence ATGATAAAAGCGATAATTTTTGACTTTGGAGATATCTTCGTGAACCTGGATAAACCGGCCACCTTACGTGAACTTAAAAATCACAAAGTTGAAAACTTTAGCGATGCCGTGGTCAAAAATAATTTGGAGTATGAGAAGGGTTTAAAATCTTCAGATGAATTCATAACTTCTTATATAAAGGAATATTCCCACCTGGACAGGGAAAAAATAACCAATTCCTGGAATGCCATTCTAAGGGATTTTCCAGAGTACAGGTTCAGGTTTATCCAAAAACTTTCAGAAGAAAAAAAATACAAACTTATCCTGCTAAGTAATACCAACGAGATACATATTGACCGGATAAAAGAGAATGTCCCCTTCTTTGAGGATTTTAAGAAATGCTTTGACGCCTTCTACCTGTCTCACGAGATAAATTATCGCAAACCCGATAGGGAGATCTATGAATTTGTGCTTAACCGGCACGATCTTAAGCCGGGGGAATGCCTTTTTATTGATGACACTAAAGAAAATACAGATGCCGCGGCGGCACTGGGAATTCACACCTGGAACCTGGAACCTACCCGGGAAGACATTATAGATCTTTTCACCACTAAAAAAGAACTATTTTGA